The following are encoded together in the Halopseudomonas salegens genome:
- a CDS encoding phosphatase PAP2 family protein, with translation MATSRVTRWFERVDQREFVWCQTVNQALRCSWLYGYFRWVSRLGDGWLWYALILALPWLVPEGGMGVALLLASCGISCTLVYKLLKRWLIRERPFISFPVIDCGIPPLDRYSFPSGHTLHAVCFTVLLALTLPGLALLVLPFTLSVAASRVVLGLHYPSDVLAGAIIGSGLGLLGYAVLAEILLG, from the coding sequence ATGGCGACAAGTCGCGTGACACGCTGGTTTGAACGGGTTGATCAGCGCGAGTTTGTGTGGTGCCAGACGGTCAATCAGGCGCTGCGTTGTTCCTGGTTGTATGGATACTTTCGCTGGGTCAGTCGCCTGGGTGATGGCTGGTTGTGGTATGCCCTGATTCTCGCGTTGCCCTGGCTGGTTCCTGAGGGTGGCATGGGTGTGGCGCTGCTGCTGGCCAGCTGCGGAATCAGTTGCACCTTGGTGTACAAGCTGCTCAAACGCTGGCTGATCCGCGAACGACCCTTTATTTCCTTTCCGGTGATAGATTGCGGTATTCCACCCCTGGATCGTTACAGCTTTCCCTCCGGGCACACGCTGCATGCTGTCTGTTTTACTGTGCTGTTGGCCCTGACATTGCCTGGACTGGCCTTGCTGGTATTGCCCTTTACTCTCAGTGTTGCAGCCTCACGGGTGGTGCTGGGGCTGCATTACCCCAGTGATGTACTGGCTGGCGCGATTATCGGCAGTGGCCTGGGTCTGCTTGGCTACGCGGTGTTAGCCGAGATATTGCTGGGTTGA
- a CDS encoding substrate-binding periplasmic protein, with amino-acid sequence MQVLGSFLLVLVVWLTTTPLVMATEPVRLGFLLFPGYSELDAEHRPVGSMVSTLELIVTTAGYSFHSQVLPVARLRRGLRSGQIDIWPGLLEGSDLEPFVIESDEHLGLVGINLYHRPGQAPPLWPDSLRGRQVILVTNFAYTDALLRTLNNPALNIRLHRSSSHTGALQMLMMGRGDYLLNYRSQVIPASRRLGIEPPPNILVTERPLRLVISRERDDYLELRERLDAAIAELRAAGVNLDQTMR; translated from the coding sequence ATGCAAGTATTAGGCAGTTTCTTGCTGGTTCTGGTTGTGTGGCTGACAACAACACCTTTGGTTATGGCCACTGAACCCGTCCGCTTGGGTTTTCTGTTGTTCCCCGGCTACTCGGAGCTGGATGCCGAGCATCGTCCGGTTGGCAGCATGGTCAGTACGCTGGAGTTGATCGTGACTACGGCGGGTTACTCTTTTCACAGTCAGGTTCTACCGGTAGCCCGCCTGCGGCGTGGATTGCGCAGTGGTCAGATAGATATCTGGCCTGGACTGCTTGAAGGCTCTGATCTGGAGCCTTTCGTCATCGAGTCAGACGAGCATCTGGGGCTGGTAGGCATCAATCTGTACCATCGACCGGGACAGGCGCCACCGCTGTGGCCAGACAGCCTGCGTGGCCGGCAGGTCATTCTTGTTACCAATTTTGCCTACACCGACGCACTGCTGCGCACCTTGAACAACCCGGCACTGAACATTCGGCTGCATCGCAGCAGCAGTCATACCGGTGCGCTACAGATGTTGATGATGGGGCGTGGTGACTATTTGCTGAATTATCGCAGTCAGGTGATTCCGGCGAGCAGGCGTCTGGGTATCGAGCCGCCACCGAATATTCTGGTCACCGAGCGCCCTCTGCGCCTGGTGATTTCACGCGAGAGGGATGATTATCTGGAGCTGCGTGAGCGCCTGGATGCGGCGATTGCCGAGCTGCGAGCGGCAGGGGTAAATCTGGATCAGACGATGCGTTGA
- a CDS encoding PilZ domain-containing protein, with protein MSDDRRRFTRIPFDAATYLQQDDWQLPVRLVDVSLRGLLVLQPDNWEQSRRQQPFIAIIELAEGSQIRMEVRLAHAEEGLLGFQCEHIDLDSISHLRRLVALNLGDENLLERELGALI; from the coding sequence ATGAGCGATGACAGACGCCGCTTCACACGCATCCCCTTTGATGCGGCGACTTACCTGCAACAGGATGACTGGCAACTGCCGGTGCGACTGGTAGATGTTTCCCTGCGCGGCTTGCTGGTACTGCAACCGGATAACTGGGAGCAGAGTCGCCGCCAACAGCCATTTATTGCCATTATCGAGCTGGCCGAAGGCAGCCAGATACGCATGGAAGTGCGCCTGGCACATGCCGAGGAAGGCCTGCTTGGCTTTCAGTGCGAACACATCGATCTGGATTCCATCAGCCACCTGCGCCGGCTGGTGGCGCTCAATCTGGGCGACGAAAACCTGTTGGAGAGAGAGCTGGGCGCCCTCATCTAA
- the ettA gene encoding energy-dependent translational throttle protein EttA yields MAQYVYSMHRVSKVVPPKRQILKDISLSFFPGAKIGVLGLNGAGKSTLLRIMAGVDTEIDGEARPMPGIKVGYLPQEPELDPNKTVRDIVEEAVSEIKDAQERLDAVYAAYAEPDADFDALAAEQAKLEAILQASDGHNLERQLEVAADALRLPAWDAEIGHLSGGEKRRVALCRLLLSAPDMLLLDEPTNHLDADSVAWLERFLHDFSGTVVAITHDRYFLDNVAGWILELDRGMGIPFEGNYSQWLESKAARLSQEAKQEASHAKAMKAELEWVRQGAKGRQSKSKARMQRFEELQSQEFQKRSETNEIYIPAGPRLGDKVIELHNVSKGYGDRQLIDNLSLSVPKGAIIGVIGGNGAGKSTLFRMLTGKEQPDSGSIEIGDSVQIASVDQSRDSLDGNKTVWEQVSDGFDMIKIGNYEVPSRGYVGRFNFKGGDQQKFVKELSGGERGRLHLALTLKQGANVLLLDEPSNDLDVETLRALEEALLDFPGSAIVISHDRWFLDRIATHILSYEDDAQVVFFEGNYTEFEADRKKRLGEAAAQPHRVRYKKLA; encoded by the coding sequence ATGGCTCAATACGTATACAGCATGCACCGGGTAAGCAAGGTCGTGCCCCCGAAGCGTCAGATTCTCAAGGATATTTCCCTGTCATTTTTCCCCGGCGCCAAAATCGGCGTATTGGGTCTGAATGGGGCCGGTAAATCCACCCTGCTGCGCATCATGGCCGGGGTCGATACCGAGATCGACGGCGAAGCACGCCCGATGCCGGGCATCAAGGTCGGCTACCTGCCACAGGAGCCTGAGCTGGATCCGAACAAGACCGTACGTGATATCGTGGAAGAAGCCGTCAGCGAGATCAAGGATGCTCAGGAACGCCTGGATGCCGTGTATGCCGCCTATGCCGAGCCGGATGCCGACTTTGATGCTCTGGCTGCCGAACAGGCCAAGCTGGAAGCCATTCTGCAGGCCTCCGACGGGCATAACCTGGAACGGCAACTGGAAGTCGCCGCCGACGCCCTGCGCCTGCCGGCCTGGGATGCGGAAATCGGTCACCTGTCCGGTGGTGAAAAGCGCCGCGTCGCCTTGTGCCGCCTGTTGCTGTCAGCCCCTGACATGCTGCTGCTGGACGAACCAACCAACCACCTGGATGCCGATTCGGTCGCCTGGCTTGAGCGCTTCCTGCACGATTTCAGCGGTACCGTGGTCGCCATTACCCACGACCGCTATTTCCTCGACAATGTCGCCGGCTGGATTCTCGAGCTGGACCGCGGCATGGGCATTCCCTTTGAAGGCAATTACTCCCAGTGGCTGGAATCCAAGGCCGCTCGCCTGAGCCAGGAAGCCAAGCAGGAAGCCTCACATGCCAAGGCAATGAAAGCCGAACTGGAATGGGTGCGCCAGGGCGCCAAGGGCCGCCAGTCCAAGTCCAAGGCACGCATGCAGCGTTTTGAGGAGCTGCAGTCCCAGGAATTCCAGAAGCGCAGTGAAACCAATGAAATCTATATCCCGGCCGGCCCGCGCCTGGGTGACAAGGTCATCGAGCTGCACAATGTCAGCAAGGGCTATGGCGACCGCCAACTGATCGACAATCTCAGCCTCAGCGTGCCCAAGGGCGCAATCATCGGCGTCATTGGTGGTAACGGCGCGGGTAAATCCACCCTGTTCCGCATGCTGACCGGCAAGGAACAACCGGACAGCGGCAGCATCGAGATTGGCGACAGTGTGCAGATTGCCAGCGTCGATCAGAGCCGTGACAGCCTGGACGGCAACAAGACCGTGTGGGAGCAAGTGTCCGATGGCTTCGACATGATCAAGATCGGCAACTATGAAGTGCCCTCGCGCGGCTATGTCGGACGCTTCAACTTCAAGGGCGGCGACCAGCAGAAATTCGTCAAGGAGCTGTCCGGTGGTGAGCGCGGACGCCTGCACCTCGCACTGACGCTGAAACAGGGTGCCAACGTGCTGCTGCTCGACGAGCCGTCCAACGATCTCGACGTGGAAACTCTGCGAGCACTGGAGGAAGCCCTGCTCGACTTCCCCGGCTCGGCCATCGTGATTTCGCACGATCGCTGGTTCCTTGATCGCATTGCCACGCATATCCTGTCCTATGAGGATGATGCTCAGGTAGTTTTCTTCGAAGGCAACTACACCGAGTTCGAGGCTGATCGCAAAAAACGTCTGGGGGAGGCGGCAGCCCAGCCACACCGGGTCCGCTACAAGAAACTGGCGTGA
- the radA gene encoding DNA repair protein RadA, translated as MAKAKRLYGCTECGATFTKWAGQCGECKAWNSLVETVIDTTPTGGSSARVSNWAGQQAEVKTLAEVSSVEVPRQASGSSELDRVLGGGLVPGSVVLIGGDPGIGKSTILLQTLCRLAQDIPALYITGEESQQQVAMRARRLSLPEDRLRVMTETCIESIIATAQREKPAVMVVDSIQTIFTEQLQSAPGGVAQVRESAALLVRFAKQSNTAIFLVGHVTKEGALAGPRVLEHMVDTVLYFEGEADGRLRMLRAVKNRFGAINELGVFAMTDKGLKEVANPSAIFLSRYEAPIPGSVVMSTWEGSRPMLVEVQALVDSSHLGNPRRVTLGLDQNRLAMLLAVLHRHGGVATYDQDVFVNVVGGVKVLETAADLALIAAVMSSLRNRPLPMDLMVFGELGLSGEVRPVPSGQERLKEAAKHGFTRAIVPKANAPKDSPKGMTVIGVTRLDEALNAVFD; from the coding sequence ATGGCCAAAGCAAAGCGACTCTATGGCTGCACAGAATGTGGTGCCACCTTTACCAAGTGGGCCGGTCAGTGTGGTGAGTGCAAGGCCTGGAACTCCCTGGTCGAGACCGTGATCGACACTACACCGACTGGCGGTAGCTCTGCACGTGTGAGCAATTGGGCCGGGCAGCAGGCCGAGGTGAAAACCCTGGCGGAAGTCTCCAGTGTCGAGGTTCCACGTCAGGCCAGCGGCTCTTCCGAGCTGGATCGCGTACTGGGTGGGGGGTTGGTGCCGGGCTCCGTGGTGCTGATTGGTGGCGACCCGGGTATCGGCAAATCAACCATTCTGTTGCAGACCCTGTGTCGTCTGGCCCAGGACATTCCGGCGCTGTATATCACCGGTGAAGAGTCTCAGCAGCAAGTAGCCATGCGAGCGCGCCGCTTGAGTCTGCCGGAAGATCGACTGCGGGTGATGACCGAAACCTGCATCGAGAGCATTATCGCTACCGCGCAACGGGAAAAGCCTGCGGTTATGGTGGTTGATTCGATCCAGACCATATTTACCGAACAACTGCAGTCGGCTCCTGGCGGCGTCGCGCAGGTGCGAGAAAGTGCGGCCCTGCTGGTGCGTTTTGCCAAACAAAGCAATACGGCGATCTTTCTCGTTGGTCATGTGACCAAGGAAGGTGCCCTGGCCGGCCCGCGGGTGCTCGAGCATATGGTTGATACCGTGCTCTATTTCGAAGGCGAGGCTGATGGCCGCTTACGCATGTTGCGGGCGGTGAAAAACCGTTTTGGTGCGATCAACGAGCTGGGTGTGTTCGCCATGACCGACAAGGGACTGAAGGAAGTGGCCAACCCTTCGGCGATTTTTCTCTCGCGCTACGAAGCACCCATCCCTGGCAGCGTGGTGATGTCGACCTGGGAAGGCTCGCGGCCGATGCTGGTAGAAGTGCAGGCCCTGGTGGATAGCAGTCACCTGGGCAATCCGCGCCGGGTCACCCTGGGCCTGGACCAGAACCGCCTGGCCATGTTGCTTGCTGTACTGCACCGTCATGGTGGTGTGGCCACCTATGATCAGGACGTGTTTGTCAACGTAGTGGGCGGAGTCAAGGTGCTGGAGACCGCCGCTGACCTGGCGTTGATTGCCGCCGTGATGTCGAGCCTGCGCAACCGCCCCTTGCCAATGGATCTGATGGTGTTTGGAGAGCTGGGGTTGTCAGGTGAGGTACGCCCGGTACCCAGCGGCCAGGAACGCCTTAAGGAAGCTGCCAAGCATGGCTTTACCCGCGCCATCGTGCCCAAGGCCAACGCCCCCAAGGACTCACCCAAGGGCATGACGGTGATCGGGGTTACCCGGTTGGATGAGGCGTTGAATGCGGTGTTCGATTGA
- a CDS encoding bifunctional diguanylate cyclase/phosphodiesterase — MDSLSLSLIVLLAGSLLTLWLLESRRRRLARRLAYQQRRFDNVFNGVGLSLFLFDLSALPPFLQRNGIADQKALDDWLTGNPLRQHELVQQVQIIDANPLALQLFGASSVADLQRLMQRDPDLRKTGARYQLILAVLEQRPLLELNTIVQRLDGAIRYVWMVMRLPARVSDYRAVPLSLSDITERRKAEKAIKERERFWASVVKAVPDVVFVRDVRNNQFSFSNRPLAEVLGYSEEEIARLPPNYRDDMLHPDDLEYMQANRNMLHTLVADQVLEWRVRWQHKTEGWHWFNLRARVLSRFSDGRVKQVIGVVRDVTQQTRDNERLEASEQRYRLLAENITDVIWSTDPHFQLDYISPSVVHQLGYQPEQLIREGFVSVVADERYRLFMADLLRELAPQVKDAKASLRLRQEGMRRQITFDCIRADGHKCPIEMRISLMWGPLGEFLGLLGIARDISEQRRTENRLRMAATVFENTTGAIVVTDPAGYIVQVNANFTQITGYSAEDVIDQQPDMFIVDEYSPGFYRNLQQTLLKEGRWEGEVWYRRRSGEAFPSWSGINAVYDHEGDLVSYVSFFVDVSERKASEARIESLAYYDPLTGLPNRTLFQDRINSALQLAARRQEWVVVLFMDLDRFKPINDTLGHAAGDVMLKQVAQRLRQCVRESDTVARMGGDEFTLLLSGIRGREEAMSTSVHVAEKVLAALTPAFILQEREFFISASIGIALYPQDDQDAESLLKHADTAMYHAKDIGKNNFQFFQRDMNDRALERLALENDLRRALLDNAFTLHYQPQFDCLEGRLVGAEALLRWQHPQRGAVSPAVFVPIAEEIGLIGALGDWVLDTACRQLADWHAAGQKLPRLAINLSGRQFIEGGLVEQVAAALQRHAINPQWIELELTESILLDDVVGTMRTLRRLNALGVSIAVDDFGTGYSSLSYLKDFPIDTLKIDRSFIAPIDQDGADARLVEAIIALGRSLRLRVIAEGVETQAQLQRLCELDCDEVQGFYLGHPLPAERFFAVALSGP; from the coding sequence GTGGATAGTCTGAGCCTTTCCCTGATTGTGTTGCTTGCGGGCAGCCTGCTGACCCTGTGGCTGCTCGAGTCTCGCCGGCGTCGTCTTGCTCGTCGCCTGGCTTATCAGCAGCGGCGTTTTGATAATGTATTCAATGGCGTTGGTTTGTCGTTGTTTCTGTTCGATCTGTCGGCTTTGCCGCCATTTCTGCAGCGTAACGGTATTGCGGACCAGAAGGCATTGGATGACTGGTTGACGGGCAACCCGCTGCGGCAGCATGAGCTGGTTCAGCAGGTGCAGATCATTGATGCCAATCCCCTGGCTTTGCAGTTGTTCGGAGCAAGCTCGGTCGCCGACCTGCAGCGTCTCATGCAACGGGATCCTGATTTACGCAAAACGGGTGCCCGTTACCAACTGATACTCGCCGTGCTGGAACAGCGGCCACTGCTTGAGCTCAATACTATCGTGCAACGTCTGGATGGAGCGATTCGCTACGTCTGGATGGTGATGCGTTTGCCCGCCCGGGTCAGTGACTACCGCGCGGTTCCCTTGAGTCTTTCTGACATTACTGAGCGGCGCAAGGCTGAAAAGGCGATCAAGGAACGTGAGCGCTTTTGGGCCAGTGTGGTCAAAGCGGTACCCGATGTGGTCTTTGTCCGCGACGTGCGTAACAATCAATTCAGTTTCAGTAATCGCCCTCTGGCGGAAGTGTTGGGGTACAGCGAGGAGGAAATTGCCCGGTTGCCCCCGAATTACCGCGACGACATGCTGCACCCGGATGATCTGGAGTACATGCAAGCCAATCGCAACATGCTGCATACCCTGGTTGCTGATCAGGTATTGGAATGGCGCGTTCGCTGGCAGCACAAAACCGAAGGCTGGCACTGGTTCAATCTGCGCGCCCGGGTGTTGTCCCGCTTCAGTGATGGTCGAGTAAAGCAGGTGATTGGCGTCGTCCGCGATGTGACTCAACAAACCCGCGATAACGAGCGTCTGGAGGCAAGTGAGCAGCGCTATCGGTTACTGGCGGAAAATATTACCGATGTAATCTGGTCGACTGATCCGCACTTCCAATTGGATTACATCAGCCCTTCGGTAGTGCATCAGCTGGGCTACCAGCCCGAACAGTTGATTCGTGAAGGCTTTGTCAGTGTGGTGGCGGATGAGCGCTACAGGTTGTTCATGGCCGATCTGTTGCGTGAGCTTGCGCCCCAGGTCAAAGATGCCAAGGCGTCGCTCCGTTTGCGTCAAGAAGGCATGCGCCGGCAAATCACTTTCGACTGCATTCGGGCCGATGGACACAAATGCCCGATCGAGATGCGCATCAGTCTTATGTGGGGGCCTTTGGGTGAGTTTCTGGGCCTGCTTGGCATTGCCCGGGATATCAGTGAGCAACGGCGCACCGAAAACCGTTTGCGCATGGCGGCGACCGTGTTCGAAAACACCACGGGTGCCATTGTGGTGACTGATCCGGCGGGATATATCGTGCAGGTAAATGCCAACTTCACCCAGATTACCGGCTACTCGGCAGAGGATGTCATCGATCAGCAGCCGGATATGTTTATCGTCGATGAGTATTCCCCGGGTTTCTATCGCAACCTGCAGCAAACCTTGTTGAAAGAAGGGCGCTGGGAGGGTGAAGTCTGGTATCGCCGGCGTTCGGGGGAGGCATTCCCGTCCTGGAGCGGGATCAACGCAGTGTACGATCATGAAGGTGATCTGGTCAGTTATGTCAGCTTTTTTGTCGATGTCAGTGAGCGCAAGGCGAGTGAAGCGCGGATCGAAAGTCTTGCCTACTATGATCCGTTAACCGGTCTGCCCAACCGGACATTATTCCAGGACCGTATCAATTCAGCACTGCAACTGGCTGCCCGTCGGCAGGAGTGGGTGGTGGTGCTGTTCATGGATCTGGATCGCTTCAAGCCGATCAATGACACCCTCGGTCATGCCGCTGGCGATGTGATGCTCAAGCAGGTGGCGCAACGTTTGCGTCAGTGCGTGCGTGAGAGCGATACCGTGGCACGGATGGGTGGTGATGAATTTACCCTCTTGCTGAGCGGCATTCGCGGGCGCGAAGAGGCCATGTCGACCAGCGTGCATGTGGCTGAAAAAGTCCTTGCAGCACTGACACCGGCTTTCATTCTGCAGGAGCGGGAATTTTTCATCAGTGCCAGCATTGGTATCGCGCTCTATCCCCAGGATGATCAGGATGCCGAAAGCCTGCTCAAGCACGCTGATACGGCTATGTACCATGCCAAGGATATCGGCAAAAACAATTTCCAGTTCTTCCAGCGGGACATGAATGATCGCGCACTGGAGCGTCTGGCGCTGGAAAATGACCTGCGACGGGCTTTGCTCGACAATGCGTTCACTTTGCATTACCAGCCACAATTTGATTGCCTGGAAGGGCGGCTGGTGGGTGCCGAGGCCTTGTTGCGCTGGCAGCACCCGCAACGTGGCGCGGTATCACCGGCGGTGTTCGTACCGATTGCCGAAGAGATCGGGTTGATTGGCGCCTTGGGGGATTGGGTACTGGATACTGCCTGCCGGCAGCTGGCCGACTGGCATGCGGCGGGGCAGAAGCTTCCGCGTCTGGCCATCAATCTTTCAGGCCGTCAGTTTATTGAGGGCGGGCTGGTGGAGCAGGTGGCTGCTGCCTTGCAACGGCACGCGATCAATCCGCAGTGGATCGAACTGGAACTGACTGAAAGCATACTGCTGGACGATGTTGTGGGCACTATGCGTACCCTGCGGCGGCTCAATGCCCTGGGCGTCAGTATTGCGGTGGATGACTTTGGTACCGGCTACTCATCTCTGAGCTACCTCAAGGATTTTCCGATCGACACCCTGAAAATTGACCGCAGTTTCATTGCGCCGATCGATCAGGACGGGGCCGATGCCCGTCTGGTGGAGGCCATCATTGCGCTCGGGCGCAGTCTGCGATTGCGGGTGATTGCCGAAGGTGTGGAAACCCAGGCCCAGTTACAGCGCCTTTGCGAGCTGGATTGTGATGAAGTGCAAGGCTTCTATCTCGGTCATCCATTGCCTGCCGAGCGTTTTTTTGCTGTGGCCTTGTCCGGCCCGTAA
- the gdhA gene encoding NADP-specific glutamate dehydrogenase → MTDTLGACLAHLKLRDPDQPEFHQAAEEVLASLWPFLQANPKYLNSGIIERLVEPERVIMFRVSWVDDQGQVHVNRGYRVQMNSAIGPYKGGLRFHPSVNLGVLKFLAFEQVFKNALTTLPMGGGKGGSDFDPKGKSDGEVMRFCQAFMTELSRHIGADLDVPAGDIGVGAREIGFMYGQYKRIRNEFTSVLTGKGISYGGSLIRPEATGYGTVYFAEEMLKERNDSFAGKRVTISGSGNVAQYAALKVMDLGGLVISFSDSGGTLYNPDGFSMEHWNQVMALKNERRGRLEEIAGELNLEFFAKQTPWHLPCDVALPCATQNELNESDAETLVNNGCICVAEGANMPSTLKAVDVFLAARILFAPGKAANAGGVAVSGLEMSQNAMRLAWTDGEVDEKLHAIMQSIHAACERYGKQDDGFINYVKGANIAGFVKVADAMLAQGIV, encoded by the coding sequence ATGACTGATACCCTTGGCGCCTGTCTGGCTCACCTGAAGCTGCGTGACCCGGATCAACCTGAGTTCCACCAAGCTGCCGAGGAAGTTCTGGCCAGCTTGTGGCCCTTTCTGCAAGCCAACCCGAAATACCTGAATAGCGGCATCATTGAACGTCTTGTCGAACCTGAACGCGTGATCATGTTTCGCGTATCCTGGGTGGATGATCAAGGCCAGGTGCACGTAAACCGTGGTTATCGGGTGCAGATGAACAGTGCCATTGGTCCTTACAAGGGCGGTTTGCGCTTCCACCCGTCAGTCAATCTCGGCGTACTCAAGTTTCTCGCTTTTGAGCAGGTATTCAAGAATGCACTGACCACCTTGCCCATGGGTGGCGGCAAGGGCGGGTCGGATTTTGACCCCAAAGGCAAGAGCGATGGCGAAGTCATGCGTTTCTGTCAGGCGTTCATGACCGAGCTGTCACGCCACATTGGAGCCGACCTCGACGTGCCGGCCGGTGACATTGGCGTTGGCGCACGCGAAATCGGCTTCATGTATGGCCAGTACAAACGCATCCGCAATGAATTTACCTCGGTGTTGACCGGCAAGGGCATCAGCTATGGCGGCAGCCTGATCCGCCCGGAAGCCACCGGCTATGGCACTGTGTACTTTGCCGAAGAAATGCTCAAGGAACGAAATGACAGCTTTGCCGGCAAACGGGTGACCATTTCCGGCTCAGGCAATGTCGCACAGTATGCTGCGCTCAAGGTCATGGATCTGGGCGGTTTGGTGATTTCCTTTTCCGATTCTGGCGGCACTCTGTACAACCCGGATGGCTTCAGCATGGAACACTGGAATCAGGTTATGGCACTGAAAAACGAGCGGCGCGGGCGCCTGGAAGAAATTGCCGGGGAGCTCAACCTGGAGTTCTTTGCCAAACAGACGCCATGGCACTTGCCTTGTGATGTCGCCCTGCCCTGCGCAACCCAGAACGAACTGAACGAATCCGATGCGGAAACGCTGGTCAACAATGGCTGCATCTGCGTTGCCGAAGGAGCCAATATGCCTTCGACCCTGAAAGCGGTCGACGTCTTTCTCGCGGCCCGCATTCTGTTTGCTCCCGGCAAGGCGGCCAACGCTGGCGGCGTAGCCGTCAGCGGCCTGGAAATGAGCCAGAATGCCATGCGCCTGGCGTGGACCGATGGCGAGGTTGACGAAAAGCTGCATGCCATTATGCAGTCCATCCACGCCGCCTGTGAACGCTATGGCAAGCAGGATGATGGTTTTATCAACTACGTCAAAGGCGCCAATATTGCCGGTTTCGTCAAGGTGGCCGACGCCATGCTGGCCCAGGGTATAGTCTGA
- the glyA gene encoding serine hydroxymethyltransferase, translated as MFSRSNDIAAVDAELWAAMQQEVKRQEAHIELIASENYTSPAIMQAQGSVLTNKYAEGYPGKRYYGGCEYVDVAEQLAIDRAKQLFGADYANVQPHAGSQANAAVFQALLTPGDTVLGMSLAHGGHLTHGATVNFSGKHYHAVQYGINTETGLIDYDEIEALALEHKPKMIIAGFSAYSQVLDFPRFRAIADKVGAYLLVDMAHVAGLVAAGVYPNPVPHADVVTTTTHKTLRGPRGGLILARANETLEKKLNSAVFPGGQGGPLMHVIAAKAICFKDAMTPEFKAYQQQVVKNAQAMAAVFIERGFDVISGGTENHLFLLSLIKQDITGKDADAALGRAHITVNKNAVPNDPRSPFVTSGLRIGTPAVTTRGFNAQDCADLAGWICDILDNMGDDSVIDRVRGQVEAICARHPVYVD; from the coding sequence ATGTTTAGCCGTTCCAACGATATTGCCGCCGTCGATGCCGAACTCTGGGCTGCCATGCAGCAGGAAGTCAAGCGTCAGGAAGCCCACATCGAGCTGATCGCATCCGAGAACTATACCAGTCCGGCGATCATGCAGGCGCAGGGATCGGTGCTGACCAACAAGTATGCCGAAGGTTACCCGGGCAAGCGCTACTATGGCGGTTGCGAATACGTTGATGTGGCCGAGCAACTGGCTATCGATCGTGCCAAGCAACTGTTTGGTGCCGATTACGCCAATGTACAACCGCACGCCGGTTCGCAAGCCAATGCCGCTGTCTTTCAGGCGCTGCTGACGCCGGGCGACACCGTACTGGGCATGAGCCTGGCCCACGGTGGTCACCTGACTCATGGCGCTACGGTCAACTTTTCCGGCAAGCATTACCATGCGGTGCAATATGGCATCAACACGGAAACCGGCCTGATCGATTATGACGAGATCGAGGCGCTGGCGCTGGAGCACAAGCCGAAGATGATCATCGCTGGCTTCTCCGCCTACTCCCAGGTGCTCGATTTCCCGCGTTTCCGCGCGATTGCCGACAAGGTGGGTGCCTACCTGCTGGTGGATATGGCCCACGTAGCCGGTCTGGTTGCAGCTGGCGTGTATCCCAACCCGGTGCCGCACGCTGACGTGGTGACCACGACCACGCACAAGACACTGCGCGGCCCGCGTGGTGGCCTGATTCTGGCCCGTGCCAATGAAACGCTGGAGAAGAAACTGAATTCGGCAGTTTTTCCCGGTGGCCAGGGTGGCCCCTTGATGCATGTGATCGCGGCCAAGGCCATCTGCTTCAAGGATGCCATGACGCCCGAGTTCAAGGCTTACCAGCAGCAGGTAGTGAAAAACGCCCAGGCCATGGCTGCCGTGTTTATCGAGCGCGGCTTTGATGTGATTTCCGGTGGCACCGAGAACCACTTGTTCCTGCTCTCGTTGATCAAACAGGACATCACCGGCAAAGACGCCGATGCCGCCCTGGGTCGGGCGCATATTACGGTGAACAAGAACGCTGTGCCGAACGATCCGCGCTCGCCTTTTGTGACCTCAGGCCTGCGTATCGGTACGCCTGCGGTAACTACCCGCGGTTTCAATGCTCAGGACTGCGCCGATCTGGCTGGCTGGATCTGCGACATTCTCGACAATATGGGCGATGACAGTGTGATCGACAGGGTGCGTGGTCAGGTGGAAGCCATCTGTGCCCGTCATCCGGTATATGTCGACTGA